GGAGCTGAGCATGCATTCCTGTTATGCAGTGACGGATTTTGGGAATATGTGTTGGAAGAAGATATGCAAAAGACCCTGAAGGTCGCAGAATCTGCAGAGGACTGGATTAAGCGTATGCTGCTGATACATGAGCAGAATGCAAAAGAAGGATGTGACAACAATTCAGCTGTTGCTGTTATATATAGTGCCTGATTTTTACCTAAAAATAATAAAGGTGGTGAGTGTAAGATGAAGAAAACTTTGAGAAAAAACATTATCTGGCTAAGTGTATTGTGTATGCTTCTGTTTTTTTCGAATACAGAGGTCCATGCCGCTGAAAATGAATCGGTACCTGAAATTCATATCGACAGATACACTGTGAGTGATGAAGAGATAAAAATATATGTCAATCAGAATCAGAGCGATTCTTCTTGGGTATCCGGTGACAATACCAAGGTGATGTTCGGTTCCAAGGAACTCAGTACACCAAATATCCAGAAGTTTTCTGACAGTCCTGTGAAGGTCACATATAAATGTCTCATAGATGTATCGGGATCTATGAGTCAGGACAGGATTGATACTGCTAAAGAAATCATAAAACATATCGCGTCAGCCAAAAGACCTGAGGATAATATTACTATTACCGCCATGGGCAATGACATCATAAGGTCGGATTATCTGACAGATGCTCTTGAGATTTCTGATAAGGTATCCGGAATTAGTGTTACTAGGGAGGATACCAATCTTTACTACGCCATAGTGGAAGAAATTAAGGAACTAAAAACCATAGATGCTGTTGGAGTAAAAAGATGCCTTGTCATTTTCTCGGATGGTGCTGATGATCAGGCAACGGGCATAACCAGGGAAGAAGCAACAAAGGCAGTTACCGACAGTCATATACCTGTATTTACTGTCGCAATGCCTAAAAATAAGGACAAAAAAGGTGATCAGGAGATGGCCAAGATTCTGGGAAGTTTTGCGAGGATTTCTTCGGGTGGAGTACACTATTATACCCCAGATTTCGCAGGATCAGATCTTGCTCTAATAGGAGAACAGATTGTTAATAAACTAAATAATTCATTAGTTTTTACAGAGGATATAAGAGAACTGGATACAACGGAAAAGGCTCATGAACTAAAGATTACAGTCAAGACAGCAGAGGGAAATGCAGAGGATGTAATAAATGTTGCGGAGAGTGATGTCAAGAGAATCAAAGAGATCCAGGAAGAGTTGGCACCCGAGCCCGAGCCTGAACCCGAACCTGAACCTGAACCGGAGATAGTTGAGGAGCAGGTGGTAGAGCCTGTTGCGCATATGGTGGTGGAGCCTGAAGAGAAACTCATCTTTGGGATGAAACCTATACTCTTTTATATCGTTCTTGCTGCCATAATTATTCTTATCATATTAATTGGAGTTATTATCTTTCTTAAGACGAGAGATAGTGCGACCGAGTATCAGACCGATAATAAAGGTGGAGACAATAACCTCGGAAATACAATTGGTGGAGTAGATGATATAGGAGTTACGGGAGGCGTTTCGGATTTAAATGGAGTGACCATGCCGTTTGAGGATTCTCATGCTACTCCTACTGTGGGGTTTGACACTAAGCCGGCAGGCAAGGTTTATCACATCACTCTTACCAGGATGGGTAAGGAAGTAGGTGATAACGGTATACTGAAATTCGATATGAGCGACAAGTATACGATAGGACGAAGTGCATCCAAATCTAAACTTGCGATCACAAATGATTCTGCTCTTTCAGGACTTCATTGCACTATGTTCGTGAAGAATAACCGTGTTTACATAAAGGATGAAGGAACAACAAATGGTACATTTGTAAATGGCGTACCGATAACAGGCGAATTTGCACTTGTGAGTGGAGATACGTTGATCCTGGGTTCCTATGAGTACAGAGTAACCTGGTAATCAGCAAATCTGATTGTTTTAAAAGATAAACACAATGCGTTACCTATTTGGGTAGAGTGGAGTGTGTTGTCGGATAAGGGGATATATGGATATACAAAATCTGTGTCCCAACTGCATGAGAGAATTAAAACCGGGGGATAAATTCTGCCAGTACTGTGGCTATCAGAAAGGCTCTGAAGAGGCAAGGTCACCGCATGTACTAAAGCCTTTCACTATCCTCCAGGGTAAATACCTTGTCGGAAATGTATTGGGTGAGGGCGGCTTTGGTATAAGCTATATCGGCTTTGACTTAAATCTTGAGATCAGGATAGCTATAAAAGAATTCTACCCGAACGGATTTGTTACCAGAGAGGCTGATATCAGGAGTACCGTTACCAATTATACAACCGCTGATCACAGCCAGTATGAAAAATGGAAAGACAGCTTTGTTCGTGAAGCTAGAAGTCTTGCCAAGTTTTCTGATCTTCCCGGAATAGTACATGTCAGGGACTATTTTCAGGAAAATAATACTGCATATATCACCATGGATTTCATCTCCGGAGAGACTCTGAAGGAACATCTGAAAAAATGCGGTGGAAAGATGTCTGTGGATGCGACGATGTCTATGATGCTGCCGGTGATACAATCGCTTGCCAGAGTGCATGAGGCGCATATAATCCACAGGGATATCAGTCCGGATAATATTATGGTTGATGACCACGGTAATATCCGGCTTATAGATTTCGGAGCTGCAAGAGACTTCGGAGGAGCAGACGAGAAGAGTTTGTCTGTTTTATTAAAACCCGGATTTGCTCCTGAGGAGCAGTACAGATCTAAGGGCAATCAGGGGCCCTGGACTGATGTATATGCTCTTTGTGCAACAATCTACAGATGTATTACGGGAGAGAAACCTCCGGAATCCATGGAGAGGATGCGTGCGGATACGATTAGAAAGCCATCTTCCTATGGAATTCGGATAAGCGCTTCGCAGGAAGCTGCGCTTATGGCGGGGCTTGAAGTCTTTGCGGAGAATCGAATACAGTCCATGGGAGAGTTGGAAGCAAAAATGTATGGTAGGACATCATATTCAGCATCCGGAAATGAATTGGGAACCATTCCGGATGCCCGGAGTGAAGTGGCATTCAATAATTCTGCAAATACGCAGTACGGTGATGATTCGGTTATGCGTCCCTTGTCTGGGAATAATATGCAGAACTATGAATCTTCCGTAAAACCGGCGAATGGAATAAAAGGCAGTAATGGTGTCCTGATAGGCGTTATAGCTGCACTTGGTGTAGCTATAGTTGCACTTATCGGATTTATTGTTTTCAGTAATATGAAAAACGGTTCCGGTTCAGACAGCGACGATATGAACTATGCAAGCCGTGATAATGCCCCCGATTATTCTGATATGCAGGCGGAGCCGGTTAAGGAGCAGACTGTAGAAACATCAGATGATGTAGTATCAGAAGAAGCTGCTGAAGAAACTGATAAAGCAACCGCTGAGGTGATGCAGGAAGATAATCCTGTAACTGAAGAAGTAGCCCAGCAGAACTCGGAAGTAACTGAAGAAGTTGCCACTGAAACAGAAGAAGTATCCGATGAGTTCTATGATGAAAGCGATGAAGCAGCAGAGGAAATCAGCTCCATTGAGGATGAGTATATTCTGTATGAGGCAGATTCAAGGATTTATCCCAAGTCTTTATTTGAGTCTATGACAGATGAGGAACTGCGCCTTGCGAGGAACGAAATCTATGCCAGACATGGCAGGACGTTTAACAGCGAAGATCTACAGGAATATTTTAATTCAAAATCCTGGTACAGACCTGAGTACACACCGGAGGAATTTGACTCGATGCAGGAATATATTTTCAATGATTATGAGAAAGCTAACAGAAATATGATCAAGGAAGTAGAGAGTAGCAGAAAGTAGGTTATTTTATGGATATCAGCAATATCTGTCCAAACTGTATGCGCGAAATGGGGAAGGATGACACCTTCTGCAGCAATTGCGGCCATAATCGTGAATCAGGTGAAAAAGAATCCACACACGCTCTAAAGCCTTTTACTATTTTACAGGGAAAATATCTTGTAGGAAATGTAATTGGCGAAGGTGGCTTTGGAATAACTTATATAGGACTTGATCTGAATCTTGAGATACGTATAGCTATCAAAGAATTCTATCCGAACGGATTTGTTACCAGAGAATCTGCTGTTACCAGTGCTGTCACTAATTACGCATCCAAAGACAACTCTCAGTTTGAGAAGTGGAAGGACAGTTTTGTAAGAGAGGCGAGAAGCCTTGCAAAGTTTTCAAATCTTCCTGGCATTGTTCATGTCAGGGATTTTTTCCAGGAGAATAATACTGCATATATTGTAATGGAATATGTTGAGGGTGAGACACTGAAAAACTACCTAAAGAACAGAGGTGGGAGAATTCATGTGCAGGAGACACTCTCTATGATGCTGCCTGTAATCCAGTCACTTGCACGGGTTCACGAGGCTCAGATAGTTCACAGAGATATCAGCCCAGATAATATTATGATTCAGGATGATGGTGCTGTTAAGCTCATTGATTTTGGAGCTGCAAGGGATTTTAGCGCAGGTGATGAGAGGAGTATGTCAGTTCTTCTAAAGCCCGGATTCGCCCCGGAGGAACAGTACAGATCAAGGGGAAAGCAGGGACCTTGGACGGATGTCTATGCGCTATGCGCAACCATCTATCGCTGTATTACCGGTGAAAAACCACCGGAATCAATGGAGAGAATGAGGCAGGATGATATCAAAAAGCCATCTTCTTATGGAATACAGATCAGTTCATCACAAGAAGCTGCCCTTATGGAAGGACTGGAGGTATTTGCTGAAAAACGCATCAAGACCATGGGTGAGCTCGAGGCTAAGTTATACAGCATAAATACAGTAAATACTGTCGTAAATGAATCAACATCATACGTTCCGGAGGCTGGTGCAGGTACTTCTCCTGCTTATGCAGCATCTCCTTTACCATCTACAGATAATAGCAAAAATAAGAAACTGCTATATGTGGCAATTATAGGTGCTTTGGCTGCAGCTATTGTGATTCTTGGAGTAATCCTTGTGGTGAATATGTCAGGGTCGAGGACTCCTGCTGAAACTCAGGATATGTCTTATATGGAAGCTGAAGGAGATTCCAGAGGTGTATCGGAGCAATTTGAAGGGGGCGTCCCAGGTGGCGAAGCGGATGCTGTAGCAGAAGATGTGATTACCGAGGCTGTAGATGTTTTGACAGAAGAAAAAGAAGAAGCCATTGCTCAGGAAGAACTGGATAGGCAGAAAGAGGAAGAGGAAAAGGAAAAGAAAGCACAGGAAGAAGAGAAAAAGATGGAATTGGCAATACACAGATATGAGATAGTCTGTCAGGATATGTCATGGGTTGAGGCATATTATGAATGTGTCAGCAAAGGTGGATATCTGGTAAATATCAATTCCATAGAGGAGTACAATTATATCATCGATCAGATAAAGAGAGAAAACCGCGACGAGCTTCTCTACTATATTGGAGCAAGGCGTGATTCCAATGAGAATGACGGCCAGAAAGCTCTCGAATATCACTGGATAAAACAGGATAACAAGATGGGGAGGGATATTCTGAATGGTGATAATGGGAACCCGATTTATCAGAATATGTGGCTGAGTGGTGAACCAGGCTTTGGATCAACCGATAGCAATGGCAATGTTTATATCGAGCAGTATATAGACTTGATTCGTATCAAGGGTAAGGAAAACAATACTTTCAATTATTTTCTAAATGATATTCCTTCCGATGTACTCGAGATTGTACCATCGTATTCAGGAAGGATTGGATATATTTGTGAATATGATGATTGAGAGGCTGTGATCAAAGGTAAACTCATCCAAAAAGGGGAATGATTAATAGAATCTGCTCCAACAGCATGAATAAGATATCTATGGAAGATTTTGGTTCAAATTCATATGGTGTTGATGAGTATATAATTTGTGGATTTTCCAATCCGTCAAAGGTTACGCAAAATTGGGAGAAATTTCTTGAGATTAAACAATAATAGAGTAATGGAAATTGAAAAGTTTCGGTTTTGGCAGATATGTATCTGTATGCTTTGTATTACTACACTTTTATTGTCAGGTTGTGCGGAAGTGCCAGATAATAATGATTTAAGTAAGGATGCCTTATTCGAACCTGTTGGAAGTGAACTTGATGAGAGCGTGGATGATGGTGATAGCAGAGTGGAAGCTGAAGATGTTACCGTTAGTGGTACGTCATTACCAGAAGTTGATAGTGTTGTAGCTGAAGATAGTTTAGACAACGATGATGTGGCTTCATTTGAGAAACGAGATGAAGATAAGTCTTTAGAAATCATTGATGAAAGCGATAATGGATTAGATATATCCTACACCAGGAATCCTGAAGAAGTACTTGCGTCTATGTCCTTAAAACAGAAGGTTGCACAGCTTTTTTTTGTAACCCCGGAGGGGTTGACTGGCTATCAGGAGGTTACTGTTTTTGGAGAGACTTCAAAGGAAAAATATGATGAAATTCCTGTTGGTGGACTTATATATATGGCAGGGAATCTTAAGAATCCCGTTCAGACAAAAGAAATGCTGAATGATACTCAGGATTATGTGACTAAAAGCACTGGAATTCCAATTTTTCTAGGACTCGATGAGGAAGGTGGAAGGGTTCTGCGTGTAGGAAGTAATCCGGCTTTCGGAGTAAAAAAAATAGACACAATGTATGAAGTAGCTGCTAGTGGTGCAGAAAGCGTGAAGGAGTCGGCTTCATATATCGGAAATTACCTTGCTGATCTGGGATTTAATACTGATTTTGCTCCGGATGCGGATATTCTTACCAATAAGGAAAATACTGTAATAGGTGACAGGGCTTTCAGTTCAGATCCGAAAGAGGTATCGGTTATGGCGAAAACCTATGCCGAGGGTTTGCACGATGCGGGTATTTTTTCCTGCTACAAGCATTTTCCTGGACATGGAGATACTAAGGAGGATTCCCATGAAGGGTATGCTTATTCTTATAAAACCATGGAGGAACTTGATGAGTGTGAGCTAATCCCATTCTCTGCTGGCATAAACGGATATGCTGATTTTGTGATGGTTGCGCATATATCACTTCCTGAAGTATTAGGAAACAATACGCCATCTACTCTCAGTTCTGAAATTGTGACAGATCTACTCAGAAAAGAGATGGGATATGAAGGAATCATAATTACTGATTCTTTGGGGATGGGTGCAATAAGTGATCATTATACAGCAGGGGAGTCATCAGTGCTTGCATTGGAGGCGGGCTGTGACATGCTCTTGATGGGTGGTGATCTGAACTCGTCTTATAAGGCTGTTCTTACCGCAGTTATGGATGGAAGAATCACAGAGAAGAGGATTGACGAGTCGGTACTGAGGATTCTCAGGGTGAAGTTTTCCGAAAAAAAATAAGTCTTCAGACGTTGGTGATTTATCTAATAGTGAACCATCATCTGATGAAGAACCATTGTCTTACAATAATGAAAAAAGCATGACAGTAAAAGGATTATTCACCAGAGATGCATTCAAATAAATAGATGTATATGGCAATGAATATATTTCGACGGTTGATAGTTGCGTTTCGTTGATAGAGTATGATCTTGATTGTTGAGCATAGCGGAGATTATCTTAAGAATTCAGATGGTATTTTATGAACAGACTATTTAAGAACTTCCGCAGACACCCTATGAAATAAATTTCTGGCAATACTCAAGCGAAGCCAAAATTGGCGGTGTCTTATGACGGGTGGATGTGAATGTGCAGATGATACAGAAATAGTAGGTATATCCTCAGAAAGGATAGAAAAATATGCAATGTATTTACTGCGGAAAAGAAATCAGTGACAATTCAAAATTTTGTACTAAGTGCGGAAAAGAGCTAAAGCCTAAAACTCGGGTGTGGCCAAATGCATCTGATGAAAAAACGGCTAACACTCAAATGGGACAATACTCTGCCGGTATGGGAACAAATCCTATACCCGACTTAAATTCTATGCAAGGTTCTCAAAGGGTTCAGAATCAGATTCAATCAAAAATGATAATAGCCATAGGAATAGGTACTGCCCTGTTAATAGCCCTTATTTTGGCAGTGATAGTAAGTGGGAGCAGGAGAAATGCAAATAAGGCAGTGCTGACGCAGGATGATACTGCTCTTATGACAGAAGAAAACATTAAGGATTCTATGGCAGATGGGAATATAAAGGATTCTGTAGTAACAGAGAATTCTGTTGTGAATGAAAATGATGCCGATGCAGCACCGGTAGAACAGTCTACTTCCAAACAGAGTGAGGATGAAAGCAAGTCAGAAGATTTCGGTAAAGGTGTAGCCGTGGAGCAGGAACTTGTTAGCAGTAATGATAGTTCAGAGTTTAAAATCAGTTACATTAGCATAATTGAGAATGAATATCAGAAATATCTTGCGGGGGCACCTGATGACTACGAGTACAACATGGAAACCATTGATGGCTATTGTTTATATGATATAGACAAGGATGGCATTCCCGAGCTCTTTATCAGATATGGACATGATGAGGCGTCATATCACGGCGTAGTGTATACATATAGGGATGGAGCATTAAAAGTGGTAGAGAACAGTCTTCCACTCGGGCATACCTATCTTGAATCAGATCCGGGAGAAAATGGTGTGCTTTTATGTTTTGGACATATGGGATATGGAGGTATCACCAGAGCTGTGCTAAAAGGTGAGATGCTTGAATATGAGGAGCTGCTAAATGAGGATTTAAATGAAAAGATTGAAAAGGGAGAGGATGTTTCATACACAGAACCAGATGAACTAGTTCCTGGAGCGTATTATCTAGAGGAGTATAGCGCTGATAACATTTTACCCATAAAAATATATTCTGAATCATCGAATGAATTATCATTGTCTACTGGTGAAGATTTTCCTTTTTATGGTGTCTATGTTGCTGCATTCAATGATATTGAAAAAGCACAAGTGGTTATGAATGAGCTGCTATCTATTGGTTTTGACTCCTGCATTGTGGTTTCTTCTAAATGGGACAATCTAAATTCGGATACATATTATTGTGTGGCTGCTGGAAAATGTTTATATGAGTCTGATGCTAATGAACTTTTGAAAAGGGTTAGGGCATCAGGATATTCGGATGCATATGTAAAGTACTCGGGAGAACTTAGATAATGAAAATATGGGCGTCAATAATATTTGCATATAGCATGTTTTTCTTATGTCTTACTGCCGGATGTAGTAAAAAAGCAGTTTCTGAGAGTGTAGAATCAGTTCCTGTTGATGAAGATATTAGCGATTTGTCTTCAGAGAACGAGGATAGTTCAAAAATATATGAGATAGAGATTTCTGATGACGACGATGGCAAATTGGATTCAGATGATTTGCAGATGCGCTATGAACAGATGGGATGGAAGAAAAATTATAAACAAATTGTGGAGGAAAATGAAAAGAGTTGGGCGGATTATTATAGTGAAAACGAAAACATTCCTTTCGAGTGGCACTGTTATTCTCTGATATATATAAATGATGATGGTGTTCCGGAATTATTTGTTGGGCTGCCTATGGGGGAGAAAGTCATTTATTCAATTTCAGAGAGGAACGAATTAATTGATTTGCAATTACCATCATTAAATGGTGGGATTGAAGGAGTAGGTTATATTAATAAGGGGAATATGATGCTGGATGGTCATAGTTCGGTGGGGCATCCTTGTGAGTATATAATTAGCATTGAGCAAAATGATTTTAAATGGGTAACATGGCTATCAGCTTCATATATAGATGAAAATGGCAATGGAAGAATAGATGATACAGAGAATGTCTGGTACCCATATCCTGTAGGTAATAATTATGACGAAGCATATGCAGATGCTAATTGGAATGATTGTTGGGTGCGTTTGAAAAATGAAAGTGATAGTTCAGATGTAATACAAGGTATAAAGGCATGTGACATAGATGGCCAAGTATTAGACAATAATCCATTACTTTGGGAGTCAGAGATGTTTAGGGATTACTATGAGTCCGCTGTTAGTGTTGATGAAATAATGGGAATTCTTTCAAATTGATATGATAATGGAATAGATTAGTCTGGTTCCGTTCAACAATGCAGAGCATGGCGTGATTAAGAATTGTTATTCACTAAAAAAATATATTGATAGTCGATGTACAAAGTTATAGTCCAAATGGAGCGGAACTAAACAGGTGAGAAACCTGAAAAGCTTCATGGAGTAGTGGGAAAGTTGGATGATATAATCAATTCCGTTAAGAAAAATGCGGGAGGTAACCAAGATTTTTATGAAAGAATGAGATAGACAAAGGCTGCATGATATAGAACTTACGGATGAGGTAACTAAACAAGTAACTAGAGAAGTTATGGACAATGCAACTATAGATTTCATTGTATCTATGCGTGAGGAAGGCATTTCCGGATGATAGAATCCGTTATCAGATTTCAAAGAAAGGTAATTATTTGGAAGAAGATATAGATAGGTTGTTTCACGAAGCAGATACCGCTGCTATAATGCCGTGAGGTAAGATAGTGTGAATGCTACAGCGAAAGGGGATTTGTAATGTTAAGGAAAAACTAAAAGAGGTTTTGTACTGATACCTATCTGTGCGCTGGTTCTTGCAGTGGTTTCCTGTTCAAAGCAAACGCAGCCCAAAAGTCCAATAGAGGAAAAATTTATAACGGAAGGCGAAGATACAAAAACACAGGTGGAGTACAAGGAATACACCGGAAATCATAGTAATATGTTTTTATCGGAGGGAGATAAAATAGCTGTAATATCTCCTTCTTCACTTCCAAGCAGGGAGCAGACAGATTCAACCATAAAAAGGGCTTAAGGACTGGGGATTTGAACCTATAGAAAGGAAAACATGTATGTGATGATATGCGTACAATGGATGATATTCTGGAAGACCTGGAATGGGCACTTGAAGATCCGGATATAAAAGCAATCTTTTGTGTTCGTGGAGGGTATGGTGCTTCTGAAGTTGCAGATGCTCTGCCGAAGGATATTATCAGCTCATCAGAAAAGCTTATAATTGGTTACAGCGATATAACAGTTTACCATTCTGCATGGACTTATAACGGCCTTCCGTCAATACTTGGCTGCATGAGCGGAACATTTAACGGCCTTCCTGAGGATTGCGTGGAAGCTGACGAAAAGATATTAAAAGGGAAAATGCCGTCATATACATGTACAGGCTCCGGAGTGGGAAAGGAAGGAGAGGCAGAAGGGATACTTATAGGAGGAAATCTGTCCACTTTTACAGCTGTGATAAATTCAGCTTATGACTGCACAAAGACGGGAAAACCATATATTCTTTTCTTTGAGGATATTGGTGAGGATCTGCAGCATATACATAGGTACCTTACCATATTGAAGCATGCAGGTGTTCTCGACGGTGCTTCGGGCAATTGTTTTTTGGTGAATGGACAGAACTTCCGGAAGATCTGGTGGACTACCTTGGTAGAAACCGTGGTGGGAAGTTTGAATCAATTGCAGACATGATTTCCAGGCAGTTCCTGTCAGATATTAATATCCCTGTGGCAATTTGGTTTTCCTGCAGGGCATGGTGATATTAATTATCCGCTCCTTATGGGAGAGAGTGCCAGATTCAAGAGTTGGTGCTGATGAGTTTACTCTTACCTGTGGGCAGGTAAATAATTACGGCATGCAGCTTAATTACGGTATCTATGAGTTAAAGCGTATCGTGGTTAGCGTTACACAAAATAGCCTCAAGATTATTACAGCTGAATCCGCCTATATCAACAATATTGGGAATATAGGCAGAATACTTGGCATAAAATAAACTGCCCTATATATGCATTTCACAGGATATAGGCAGAACTTCGATCATCAACTACTTATATAGCGGATAGTTTGATTTTTACTTTTAGCCTAGTTATCACAAATTTAACTGCCACTATCGGTATCATCCCATTTTACATTCAGTTGCACCTTCAAAATAAGCATTACAGTCCGCCTCACCTGCCCCCTACGGGGCACCCTCCCCCTCAAGGGGAGGGCTTAGTGGCATTTACTGCCTAATGAAGTTTTAGAAGGAAAACTGAACACAAAATTATTAAGGTTCATATTCCTGAACGATAGTAAACAGCTCATTGTCAATTACTCCGATTGCGGCAAACATATCTTTTGGCTAGATAGTAATTCAGTAGCATCTTCTGACCATTCGGGATAGTCAGGACCTTTGAATTCTCTTCCAACAAGGTATTCCTGTTCAAGATTAAAGTTTTCTCCATCTTTAACAAATTTTTTGAAGGATTATTTCGCAATTTTCTTTGATCTTGAAGGGTTACCATTTCTTCAATAAGTTTTCTTATATCACCTTCGTTCAACATATTAACAACATTGTATTCCAGGGCATACTCTTCTTTCTCAAGAGCGTAATATGAGTCGTCATCGGCGCTTTTTACAAGGAAACCATTCAAAATCGTGTCTGCCAATAACGTCCTTTTTTGAATCTTCATCAGTTCCGTATTGGATCTCTTTGTTGACATCTTCCAAAAGAAATTACAGTAAAGGGTGTTCCGTTTATAGAGTAGATGATGTCGCTTTCTTTTAGCAATTATCAACATATTCTGCCTTGATTCTTTCTTTGCGGTAAAGGTTGCCTGTAAGGGATGTCTCCGTCAAAACTTTTGACCTGCATATACAGGTTGTTGTCGTTGTCATAAATATTTGGCAGCATCGAAGTTTCGGAATCTTCGTTACCAAGGCCATGAAATATATATTTTTTCGGTTTCCGGTTTATTATCTCCGGTAAAGGTTATCATCGGATAGGCACCGCTATCCCAGCTGTATTTTGCTTCAGTTGTATCATCAGCTGATGCGAAGTGGAATACGATACCATCACCATTAAGCTCCATAGGTGAAGGGGAATACCGGAAATGGCCCGTCGCTTGTTTCTGTAGAGCCTGAAGTTTTCACTATTAAATATATAGTAGTTTTAAAACGGTATACTGCTCATCCTCGTTATACGCTGCGTATACAGCTCCTGAAAGGTTTGGAGTACCATCGGCCTGATACACCTGCCTTTTCGAAAACTCAATATTTTCGAATTAAGATATTCCTCACTCAGCCCTCGTCATATAAGGAAGAAATCTGAGGGTATATCGTGCCGGTTCCTTCCTTATAGTTATGATAATTTCCATCATCGGCGCTTAAATAATCAATATTTGCTCATCTGTAAATAACGAAATTTGCCGGTTTTCTTTGCTTACATATCCCTTTGTTACAGAATTGCGCATGGAAAGGGATAAGACCTATTGGTCATCTGCAAGAGGCGATAGGGTAAGCTGTAACACCGCTTTGAACAGTAGTAACTTTTTCAATGGAATCGCCCTTTTTATAAAAAATAAGTAGCTTCGTAAGTAGCCATATGACCTTCAAGATCATCAAAAATATAGCTTGTTACAAGAAGTGGCGTCTTCGCCTTCACAGATAGGAGCATAAGCGGTAGGACTGTCCAGCGTGGAGAGAGCTTATTAACTCTTCAAAAGTAGTTGGTAAAGATTTTTCGTCGGAGCCTGTGGCTTTTGCCTGGTCATCGACAGATTCAGAGTTGTCTGTATTGTCAGTATTTTCTGCGCTGTCAGTATTTTCGGTGCTTTCAGTT
Above is a genomic segment from Butyrivibrio sp. AE3004 containing:
- a CDS encoding LD-carboxypeptidase, with the protein product MRTMDDILEDLEWALEDPDIKAIFCVRGGYGASEVADALPKDIISSSEKLIIGYSDITVYHSAWTYNGLPSILGCMSGTFNGLPEDCVEADEKILKGKMPSYTCTGSGVGKEGEAEGILIGGNLSTFTAVINSAYDCTKTGKPYILFFEDIGEDLQHIHRYLTILKHAGVLDGASGNCFLVNGQNFRKIWWTTLVETVVGSLNQLQT
- a CDS encoding zinc-ribbon domain-containing protein; amino-acid sequence: MQCIYCGKEISDNSKFCTKCGKELKPKTRVWPNASDEKTANTQMGQYSAGMGTNPIPDLNSMQGSQRVQNQIQSKMIIAIGIGTALLIALILAVIVSGSRRNANKAVLTQDDTALMTEENIKDSMADGNIKDSVVTENSVVNENDADAAPVEQSTSKQSEDESKSEDFGKGVAVEQELVSSNDSSEFKISYISIIENEYQKYLAGAPDDYEYNMETIDGYCLYDIDKDGIPELFIRYGHDEASYHGVVYTYRDGALKVVENSLPLGHTYLESDPGENGVLLCFGHMGYGGITRAVLKGEMLEYEELLNEDLNEKIEKGEDVSYTEPDELVPGAYYLEEYSADNILPIKIYSESSNELSLSTGEDFPFYGVYVAAFNDIEKAQVVMNELLSIGFDSCIVVSSKWDNLNSDTYYCVAAGKCLYESDANELLKRVRASGYSDAYVKYSGELR